A genomic stretch from Candidatus Auribacterota bacterium includes:
- a CDS encoding PQQ-binding-like beta-propeller repeat protein gives YAGPSKPALSWSYKTSGTAATNPVSAPAIGSDGRVYVGSNLNIRALNSDGTSFWTYVTGGKTSANSGPALGSDVRTYVGGDDGYFRALNSNGTQAWQTSLGEFIRSGAVLGNNGGVYVAGGSADYRLYALNSSGTVKWSYRTGSWVNCSPALGSATGTVYVGSNDNRVYAVNSNGTLFWSFATGGWVRSSPALGSATETVYVGSDDARLYALNSNGTRFWSYQTGGQISYSSPALGSDERVYIGCEDSRFYAVNSNGTLAWSYLTGGQLVFGSPALGSDGMVYVGSDDNRLYAFNSNGAQSWSYLTGDGVAPPALGSDGEIYFGSDDLMFYCIKQAPTPTNTPTPTATPTETPTETPTETPTETPTETPTETPTETPTQTPTQTPTETPTITPTETPTETPTETPTKTPTKTPTETPTATPSRTPTAAPTSTPTHPSGLVITLNKQIASPGMVVVARAKIPPIQPSNPVDAYILVRYPSGQIYSVMLDGAVKKSIFPCATGVRTLGNGWSGDLFSHRVCREAMEGIYTVGLILMPEGMPMSLCKAVTYNLMNVTIVKQL, from the coding sequence CTTCTGGACCTACGTGACCGGTGGTAAAACGTCCGCCAATTCCGGTCCCGCGCTGGGGAGCGACGTGAGGACATATGTCGGCGGTGATGATGGTTACTTCCGCGCACTTAACTCAAACGGCACGCAAGCCTGGCAAACCAGTCTGGGTGAGTTTATAAGGAGCGGCGCCGTGCTTGGAAATAATGGGGGTGTATATGTGGCGGGGGGGAGTGCAGATTATAGGCTTTACGCCCTCAATTCCAGCGGCACGGTCAAATGGAGTTATCGGACTGGTAGTTGGGTGAATTGCTCACCCGCACTGGGGAGCGCAACCGGGACGGTGTATGTCGGCTCTAACGACAACAGGGTCTACGCGGTTAACTCGAATGGCACGCTCTTCTGGAGCTTTGCGACTGGAGGCTGGGTGCGTTCCTCACCCGCGCTGGGGAGCGCAACAGAGACGGTGTATGTCGGCTCTGATGACGCCAGGCTCTACGCGCTTAATTCGAACGGCACGCGCTTCTGGAGTTACCAGACCGGTGGTCAGATATCTTATTCCTCACCCGCGCTGGGGAGCGACGAGAGGGTGTATATCGGCTGTGAGGATAGTAGATTCTACGCGGTTAACTCGAACGGCACGCTCGCCTGGAGCTACCTGACCGGTGGTCAGTTGGTTTTCGGCTCTCCCGCGCTGGGGAGCGACGGGATGGTATATGTCGGCTCTGATGATAATAGGCTCTACGCATTTAACTCGAATGGCGCGCAAAGCTGGAGCTACCTGACCGGTGATGGTGTGGCTCCTCCCGCGCTGGGGAGCGACGGGGAGATATATTTCGGTTCTGATGATTTGATGTTCTATTGCATCAAACAAGCGCCGACACCGACGAATACCCCGACGCCGACTGCGACGCCGACGGAAACACCGACGGAAACACCGACGGAGACGCCCACGGAGACGCCCACGGAGACACCGACGGAAACACCGACGGAGACGCCGACTCAGACGCCGACTCAGACACCGACAGAAACGCCGACGATCACGCCGACGGAGACACCGACGGAGACACCGACGGAAACACCCACGAAAACACCCACGAAAACACCGACGGAGACGCCGACAGCCACACCGAGCCGTACTCCCACTGCTGCCCCAACAAGCACGCCCACGCATCCGTCCGGCCTCGTGATCACGCTCAACAAGCAGATTGCCTCGCCAGGGATGGTGGTGGTTGCCCGCGCGAAGATCCCGCCGATCCAGCCGAGCAATCCCGTAGATGCCTATATCCTCGTGCGCTATCCCTCGGGACAAATCTACTCCGTGATGCTCGACGGCGCTGTCAAGAAAAGCATTTTCCCCTGTGCGACAGGAGTACGCACGCTGGGCAATGGATGGTCGGGCGACCTTTTCAGCCACAGGGTATGCAGGGAGGCGATGGAAGGCATCTACACCGTGGGGCTTATCCTGATGCCAGAAGGAATGCCGATGAGTCTCTGCAAAGCAGTCACTTACAACCTGATGAATGTCACTATAGTGAAGCAGTTATAA
- the trxA gene encoding thioredoxin, translated as MSELEIKVDDKNFSLEVLESPLPVLVDFFATWCGPCRMIAPAVEEIAREYQGRLKVCTVDIDGAPDSASRYGVLSVPTLILFKGGAEMDRIVGAVPRAAIEKMIKTHC; from the coding sequence ATGAGCGAGCTCGAAATCAAAGTGGATGATAAGAATTTTAGCCTAGAGGTTCTGGAATCGCCATTGCCGGTACTGGTGGATTTCTTCGCGACCTGGTGCGGCCCCTGCCGCATGATCGCTCCAGCGGTCGAGGAGATTGCGAGGGAGTATCAGGGGAGGCTCAAGGTGTGCACGGTGGACATTGACGGCGCCCCTGATTCCGCTTCCCGGTACGGCGTGCTGAGCGTCCCCACGCTGATATTGTTCAAGGGCGGCGCAGAGATGGATAGGATTGTGGGGGCAGTGCCGCGCGCCGCAATTGAGAAAATGATTAAAACACATTGTTGA
- a CDS encoding 7-cyano-7-deazaguanine synthase produces the protein MKPRKIAVLFSGGVDSTATAIYFLKRGYETRLITFDNGAEKWLELAEYKADWIKKQFPERCSWELLESTHLFHELAIRPLEQDVKKYGNLICCGCKLAMLCEAIIYCKRNGITQLADGFQREQDYYPEQTPDYMVPADRFARAYCIRCLHPFWEHPGLTQDQITLSGAVPTSPMQPYCIFGCNPILNKKFIRPYVQSKLPAMRKYVDAALSRKK, from the coding sequence GTGAAGCCCAGGAAAATTGCCGTTCTTTTCTCAGGGGGAGTGGACAGCACTGCGACTGCAATCTATTTTCTGAAGCGGGGTTACGAAACCCGCCTCATTACATTTGACAACGGGGCCGAGAAGTGGCTGGAGCTCGCCGAGTATAAGGCAGACTGGATCAAGAAACAATTCCCCGAGCGCTGTTCCTGGGAGCTCCTCGAGAGCACCCACCTGTTTCACGAGCTCGCGATACGGCCCCTCGAGCAGGATGTCAAAAAATACGGCAACCTGATCTGCTGCGGGTGCAAGCTGGCGATGCTGTGCGAGGCGATCATCTACTGCAAGAGAAACGGCATCACCCAGCTCGCGGACGGTTTCCAAAGGGAGCAGGATTACTATCCGGAACAGACACCCGACTACATGGTCCCCGCGGACAGGTTCGCGCGCGCATACTGTATTCGGTGCCTCCATCCCTTCTGGGAACACCCCGGGCTCACGCAGGACCAGATCACGCTGAGCGGCGCCGTTCCCACGTCGCCCATGCAGCCCTATTGCATATTCGGGTGCAATCCCATCCTTAATAAGAAGTTTATCCGTCCCTATGTCCAGAGCAAGCTCCCCGCCATGCGGAAGTATGTTGACGCCGCCCTGTCGCGGAAGAAATAG